In one window of Arachis ipaensis cultivar K30076 chromosome B06, Araip1.1, whole genome shotgun sequence DNA:
- the LOC107646445 gene encoding uncharacterized protein LOC107646445: MKVPPGLEATPGQISNQGHRDLKYFLELEVARSKSGIVLYQWKYVLDLLRKIGFENCKPATTSINYGVKLSKDVGELLTDSTPNRRIIGKLLHLSNTRPDISYAIGKLSQFLDCATTEHLKAVHRLLRYVKGSPATGLFFSVVLIPVSAYCFYLGPSLVTWKSKKQLTVIASSSEAEY; encoded by the exons ATGAAGGTGCCTCCAGGTTTAGAAGCCACACCTGGCCAA ATTTCAAATCAAGGACATAGGGATTTAAAGTATTTTCTTGAATTGGAGGTGGCACGATCTAAGAGTGGCATTGTGCTGTATCAATGGAAGTACGTCCTTGACTTGCTTAGGAAAATTGGATTCGAGAATTGCAAACCTGCTACCACATCTATCAACTATGGGGTTAAACTCAGCAAGGATGTTGGGGAATTACTCACAGACTCTACTCCAAATCGAAGGATCATAGGCAAACTTCTACATCTTTCCAATACTAGACCTGATATAAGCTATGCTATTGGGAAGCTGAGTCAATTCTTGGATTGTGCAACTACTGAACACCTAAAAGCTGTGCATAGATTACTTCGCTATGTCAAAGGTTCTCCTGCTACTGGCTTGTTTTTTTCT GTTGTCCTGATTCCCGTTTCTGCTTATTGCTTCTACCTTGGTCCTTCTCTGGTTACTTGGAAGAGCAAGAAGCAACTCACAGTTATAGCTTCTTCTTCTGAAGCTGAGTATTGA